The Raphanus sativus cultivar WK10039 chromosome 2, ASM80110v3, whole genome shotgun sequence DNA segment TCCCGCCTATTCCGGAAGAAAGAAAAACCATTGCTTAAGGAAATTTTATATAGGCGAGGAAAACGCATAAAACAGGGAATACGTATCTTAAGAGATTAGGGAAAGAGAACTTCTCACCATTGGTTTGTCTGAGCATCAAAGTACAGCACTACAACGTTTGATGTGCTTATAATCCTGGCTTTAGAAGATAGCATTTGTAAAGTTAGCTGAGTCATATCAATTGAACCACGAAACAGGGGAAATCTGTCCCTGGTTTCTGAAAGTTCATGAACAATGGTCAGAGATACGCCGTCAATCGTTATGGTAATAGAAGGGGGAGAAGAGTTCATCACAGATTGCGTTTCAGAATCATGGATCTCAGGAGGTACCACAGATGTAATATTACGAGTCGCCAAACTTTCACGAAACACTTTAAATTTGAATGGATTTCCTGGCTTCCGGACAAATTCTGGAACACCATCGATAAATGCAACAGCTGAATCACCCTTCTTGTTGACGAGGTAAAATGAATCTTTCACCAATTTACGGTATGTCTCCCAGTCAATGTCACCCTTATAATTTTCAGATTCACCAACAGAAGCCCGAAAGAGTGTTGGTGCATTGTCATAAAGTCCAGACACGTTAACAATATCTGACCTTGAATGATAGTTTAACCGTAATGGCTCTCCTTTATTGTTTTTGGCATACAAAGATGTCAAGGAGAACCATAAGGTGGATGAGTTCCATCCTTGATGGCGGTGGTAAGTTACCTGCAGAtgaattcaaatattttagggGATACCATaacactgaaaaaaaaaaacggggGATAACAAATAAAAAGGTCGCTGGCCTGATTTTATTGTAAAAGACAAAGGATgctaattattttctatattttcttctttttctcatgTCGTACAATAGGACATACCCTGAAAAGAGCTCTTTCTCCGACCAGAGAATAGTGAAGAGTACCAGCCACAACACACTTGTCCCCCCTATCTTCCACTGTGAAGAACATATGTTGGTGTATATCTTGAATGGCAACAATCGCTCCTATATGTATATCAATTTCCATTAGGAGAATGAACCCAACATTTTTAACGAATGGCTCAATCATTAATATAGCTACTTACCATCAGGAACTACAGACTCGAAACGTCTTTCAGGTTCACTATTGAATGAAGGCCTTTCTAAAGAAGCATGTGTACTTTCTCCTCCAGGTAACGTAGAAAAGGATGAAAGCATTGAAAGGACCATCTGATGTAACAACACATGATATTTCAGCAAACAAGAGTATTAGTACATAAGGAATAATTTATAACTGTTTACATATGCATTCCAAATCCCAAAGAATGGTACCTGCAGTTCTGACAGAGAAATGGTTATATCAAATCCTAGAACAGAACAGCCGCCTTCCCAGGCCTGGCTAAACTGGTGACCGGTAATTTCTCTCTTCTTAACAGATGCAGAGACACGTAGGTCTTCCAAAATGTAGTTTTTATACCGAGAGGGAAATCCTCCCTGTAAATTGCTGTTTGTAGAAGACTCTCTTAGACCATTGAAGTCTCCTGAAACACTTGTGCTATCACCTGAACTGACTACATCTCTTTGCTGAAATGGTGTTTCAAGAGGAGCACCAGACATGAAGGAAGAAGATTCACTAAATTCGGGAGAAGAGAACTGTGTAATATTTATGTCCTTTTCCACGCTCTCAAGAATCTTGGAAAGAACTGACAGGCGAGAAACTTCACAAAGAAACTTCTGATCTCTGCCTGCTGAATCCAGAGAACTATGGAGAGTGATCTCCAGAACAATTTCCCTTATACCTCCTGCAAAATCAAGCAATTATCATTTCTTTGGAAATTCAATTTTAAATGTAGACAAAGATAGTACAACTTACCATATTCATCAACACAGACAAAACCCGTTGCAAACTGGGTAACATCTATAGAAAACGCTTTTACGGGGTACCAAATTTCTTGTTGAGAAGGAATATTAACTTCATTGACACCTGAACCAGCTTCGACTTGCTCACGAACTGGTGCAGGAGATTGAATATCTGACATCTTACTTGAAATGAAATAAAGGTACGCGGAGTAACCATGAATTAACCCTATCAAGGCCTCTGGTTCAAGAACAAAAAGACCACCCTGCCAGCAGCATGGCAAGTTATTTAATGCGCCATATAGAGATAGTCAATATGTATGTAAAGCGAGAAGTGTTTATTATTTACCTGGACTCTGCAAGAAACTGACTGAAAGTTTCTCCCAATAGAGACCGATGTTACGAAGTTACTTGACTGACGAATTTCAATCAAGACATGTTTTGTTGAGCACCTAGCTACAAGTAAGTCAGTCACTGCTAAATCGATGTGTATCCAACAGGTCGAGTTGGACAGTGAATAGTCTGAAGCAGAGTCAAACTGGTCTACTTCTCTCTGAACCTGAACTCTATTTGTAGTCGGTTCATTCTCTGTTGATGCGTTTCCTGGATAGTCACCAGCCATACGACAGGCGTCCCCTCTAGCTGATGGGATTGAGAAATCCATACCGACATTCAATATGCAGCTAGAAAGACATGCTTCAAGTAAGATATCATGTGATCTGAACGGCAAAGATTCTAAGATAAAGTTGCCAGAACTCTTCCATATATTATCCCTATATCTGAAGAGTATAGATTGGAGTTCACACAAATCAACAATGACTAAAAACCTATGTTCTTCACAAGATAGTTCAGCGCATGCTTCCTGAACGGAAGACCAGATTCTCGAATCAGCCAACTCTGTTGGCTTCTCAAAATTTTCGTCTGCTACAGGAACATCAAATATCACATCTATAGCCCTAACCTTAATGCTCGCTTTCACTGCATAAAGAGTTTTGCAAAAAGTCTTCTCGATCTCATGTTCCACATGCACTGCGTCAGACCTGAGAAACCCTTGTCCCAGTGAATGATCCGCAGAGCTAGAGTCGCTCAAACCACGGGATAGCTCAGAAACTAAGCTTAGAAGCATctggtaaaaaaaataacagaacTTACTTGCATACAGTTTTAATAATCTAAAAGGTAAATTAGGATCTTTAAGCAATTCCGATGGTACGCTCAGAATTTTATACCGAACAAGCACAAGGACAGGTTCGTTTAGATTGAGGAACTCATAAGTATTTGAGTATCATGTCAAAGTAAGAAAGCCTAAAAGGATCTTTTCTGACACACGCTAAATCATAAAGAAAATCTGATACATCATATATAAAAATCCTTTAGACATCTTAACAATATCTTAGCAAAAAGTCATCCAGAAATTAATCACTTGGGTTCGAAGTATACATTACTAAAGGGCCTTTTATCAAATTTTTCTACTGATAAAAATCAACGCCATAAGCAACGAAATAAGGTATACACTAACTAAGAGAAATGATAGTCATGCTTCCAAGCAGCTGAACTTTGTATGAtccaccaaaaaaatataaactcacGCGGTAGGAGACTAATTTCTAAATACTTAGCAGATTAAAGACGCGAAAATAAAAACTGCCAAGAAAGCCTCTCTTACCTGAAAGTACGCACTTAGGTCATCCGTTTTTGATACAATAGTCACTCCCGACACCAACACGTCCAAACCAGTTGAGAAATGGATTAAAGCTTGGCTAAAGGAATAAAGATGCTCTCTGCAATATATTGCAGATCTCTCAGGTTCAGATGGAATTTCATAATGTAAATGATGGCTGCTACCAGTTTACAATACTTGATTGCATAATGAAGTCATGATATGAAAAAGTGATTTCAGCAGGAACATAAAACAtcacatatattgaaaatagaAGTAGAAATACGAAAAGCCCCCATGGAAAGATGAAATGGATAATAGCTTCCACACAAAGCAAGATTACCCGGTTAAGACCCTCTTTTCTTTGATGTAGATATCTTATATACAATGACATACACTAACTAGTTCAATGAAGCACCAACGTTCAGTCCTATAAGTTGGGGAGGAGATGTAACTACCTATCAATCTTCAGCACTAAATGATGTTATCAATAAACCCTCGTGTGACATGACAAGCAAATTATGTATCAAGCAGGGAGACAAAAGCAATGTGTAGCTTAGTCTAGAACATATGTAGCAACAAAAGGCAACAAAATAAAGTAAGTTAATGATTTAAAAGGGAGTAATTTGACATAAGCAGGAACACCACACACCTTAAGGATGAAAAGCAGACAGTTACGGGTCTCAATACAAAAAACTGACTCCACTTCTTTTCTGCCATTTTGCAGAAAGAACAATCAAATCCTGGAAACCCCAGGTGTGAGGACAGAGAATTCCACCCTTGagaaacatatttttcataactTGGAATCACAGTATCACTTAGGCCAAGCTCCTGAAGCGAAAGCCTATCTGATCTTGTGTTGTCAGGCCCTTGAAACATCCTGAATGGCACCACGTCAGATTTTTTAGTCGGCCAGACCACAAACTCGAGATCATGGAtatcaaataaaagaagatttTTCTGCCCAGTTAAAGCATCCACTTCTTCAGCCTTCTCCACCAATAATTTGATCTGTGGACCACCAACAAGTATACCAATCTGGATCTGTCTCTCTGGATGAACTTTATGCAAAGACAGTTCAATAATCCTTCTATAGATCCCATATTCGTCAGAACTAGCCATTTCAGGATTAACACCACCTGTTACCAAAGAATTTGAATGAACCCCTCCAGTAATTCCGTCTAAAAATAAGCTTTGAGACTGTTGTGTCTGCCAAATTAGCAGAGCCATTGAAAACAACGATGGATAGTCTAAAACAATATCTAACTTTCCCGATACCATGCTGCATTTCCAGACCCCAGAATCTTGGTTACCAGCATCCTCATATGCCATGCAGCTTTTAATATCTACGAGTACACAAGGGTTATCAGAAACTTTAAAAGTACTTCTATCCAACTTCAAGCAATTGCTGTTCCAGTTCGACCACATTTCTCTCAGAAGATTTTGCAGATGCAGAATGCCTTCCTGTCGATCATTGCCATGATTGTTATCGGTTTTGGAAAGTAGGATTGGCTGTGCTGGGTCCATCTCTAGGATAGTATTCACATCTTCACGCATATGCTTCTTATTTCTTTCCATAGAAGTACTGGGATCTTTTGTAGATCTCATGAAACGACTGGTCTTTACAAAACTAGAGGACTCAATCTTCAGTTTCCCACAGGAAGCAGAAGACCACTGATTAAGACAGTCGGCGGTATGCATTACCAAAAACTCATCAAACGAAAGGCAAAGAATGACATTTGAGTCCATGTGTTCAGTGCTATCTTTTGATGACATCAAACCTGAAATCATTTTCTCTGGATAAAATGTGATAGAAAGTCTCCCAAGATTGAAAATTGCATTGAACTCAAGAGATACCCGCTCGGAATCATCTTTGTTGTTCCCATAAGTTTGTAGTTCTTGGGACAACAACTTCTTTAACGAGAGAAAGCAGGCTATAGACCAGAATGCTCTACTTATAAGTCTCCAGATATAAGCTAAAACCCAGGTGATCTGACACAAATAACTGAAGTGGGCATATAAGGAAGTTTCTTCATAATCATCATTAGCATTCTGAGAATTCAGGCAAGTTCTGTATCGAGCTACTCGCCGCGCCCGTGTGATTGCTTCAGCAGGGAGCTCTTTCTCAATATCACATATCATATCCCATTTACGTCTTGCAGTCACAAACTGCCTTTTGTTTTCTGAAACTTTCCAGAGTGATGATTTCTCTGGCATTTTCCTAGAGTACCCAGCTAAAGATAGCAAATACTCATAAGCATTCACGTATCGTATCCAGAGGATAACAGCACTAACTAAATTCTGGAACGAGCTAGCGTGAGGCGAGATCATCAAGCCTGTTCTGCGAGCAGCTACTTTCCAAAGATAACGCCCAGTTCTGACAGAATTGCTATCTTTGGATGATAGCTTCGCCAATCCCATTAAAACCGGAAGATCAGTGGGTCTAAACGTGAAACTTATCTCTGGAACACggacgatcagatcagtaatTTGAAGATTATGCAGCGTAATCAGAACAACAAGACTGTCAAGTGCACAAAGGTCATAGGTATCATTATTCCTCTTGTATCCAATCTTGAAACCGTGGCCACTCAGTGTCAAGGAACTACGGCTCAGAGGGAACAAAACAGCAGCAGCTGAACTCCTTAATAAACCAAGGTTCCCATAATCCTCAGAATCACTCCTCAGCTCGTTGATTTCAAGAACACAGCCCAAGTCACTCAAACCCGGGAAACAAACTTGAACACCAATACCCTGTATCTGAATACGGAAGTGCCTGAGAGCAAGATTCGAGAAAGAAGTCTTGAGCTTGCTTCTCTGAGAAGTGCCGTCCAGCATTCTTCCCAAGATTTCATGCAAGAAGCATCCCTGCAATGTAAAATCAACACACCTATTATTACGATCAACCAAATCAATCCCAAGagtcaaagaaaacaaaatacacAGGTGTATAACCTCGGGATCAATAGACGACAGAACTTTCTTTATCTCATTCGCTACAGTCTCACGTGACGCTTGCATCCTCCTACCTGAGCTTCCTACCTCCGTCTCTCTACACGCAGAACcgataaaccctaaatcaactATAGACATCGAAACCAAACTACACGAAAATCAACAATTGAGCTATGAGATCAAGTTACCGAGCCGTCAATTTGGCATGTACACCGCGAATTTCGATCTGAATAGCCGGAGCTGACCACACGGAGAAGCGGATGACCAGGTAGTCGACGGTAAGGCCTTCGAATGAGAAACTAGATCCATCGAGGAGATGATTAAGCTGAGGGACATCGAATCGGAAGTTCCTTAGCGTGAGGAGAGTATCAGTAAACCCTAATTTGATCTGGAGATCAGGATCTTCCCGAGAAAACTTTCGCAACAGAGTACGGAGTCTCCGTCGGACGAAGTTGCAAAGGAACGTCATGCGAATTCAAGTCAAACAGATTTTGTTGCtactgtgtgtgtgtgtgacgACGATTCCTCCATTAACGCGTTCGAAGAGAAGCAAAGGGTTGATGTGTGAAAAGATCCTCTTATCTTGCAGAGCGGGAAAGCAAGAGGACAACCACTGACTCACGGGGACAAACCCTTGCAGACACGTGACGGCCTCTTACTTCAGCACAAAGGCGATGAACCTGGTCTTTGCCGTTTTCTTCTTAGGCAATAGGACTACGTgtagttttttaaattatgcCATTTGTTACATTTTTCCAACCAAGATATGCATGTCTTCTTTGTATTTATTTAGGGCAGCCTCTAGCTAATTTTTAAACTGTTGCATTTTTCTACTATATCAAGCTACTTTTTTTTCGTAAATGTATATCAAGCTACCTCCTATATACATActtcgtattttttttttgctaaaaacttTTCTATTTAAGGCATGAGAAATAAAAGAGTATAAACCAATGTTTAATAGGCCAAGAAACTTTACAAATAAAGAGACCCAATTTAAACATAATACTGTCCAGAAAATAATTAGAAGATAGAGGAAGCCTATCAAAAAACTTGACCAAGCCAATTTGAGGAGTAGTAACGTAGGGGGTAACGGAGGGTCATTGATCACGGTGGAGACGCAGAGAACCAGATGTTGAGCATGTCCGATGATAAGCGTGGTTCAGTAGGCCGAAAGCTAGCAATTCTCCGACGAATCAGAAGATCGATCTCCGAAGTGATTGAAGAGATCGAACGGAACAAGCTACGGTGGAGTCTGCTGTTTCGTTCTGTCCACAAGGAGTATATAGTTGCCTGCCATGCAAGTAAAATCAGAGTCTTCTTGGCTTTAGTCCCAACGAAATTGTGCAAGCTCACGAGAGTGTCGTCCCATGATCTGGTAGGAGGAAATCGAGCACGGCGGGAAGAGAAGTTCCAAACCTCCCACGAGAAGTTACAATCAAAGAAGAGGTGGGATCGCGATTCCAGTTCGGAGTTGCAGAAGAGGCAGGAGCCATCATCGATGATTCCCTATTGTAGCAGGCGATCTCTGGTGTGCGATCTGTTTAAAACCATCAGCCAGATGAGGAAGCGATGCTTTGGTATTCCTCTAGAGAACCAAACCTCATTGCACCAGTTGACCTTGCTTATGTCATCCCTTAGCAGGTTATAGACTTAGCATGTGGAGTATTTTGTCTTCACGGAACCGCCAGGGCACCAGAGGTAACTGTCAAGAGCCTACGAGATATTCAAAGTAGTAAAGAAAGTG contains these protein-coding regions:
- the LOC108842002 gene encoding uncharacterized protein LOC108842002; protein product: MTFLCNFVRRRLRTLLRKFSREDPDLQIKLGFTDTLLTLRNFRFDVPQLNHLLDGSSFSFEGLTVDYLVIRFSVWSAPAIQIEIRGVHAKLTARETEVGSSGRRMQASRETVANEIKKVLSSIDPEGCFLHEILGRMLDGTSQRSKLKTSFSNLALRHFRIQIQGIGVQVCFPGLSDLGCVLEINELRSDSEDYGNLGLLRSSAAAVLFPLSRSSLTLSGHGFKIGYKRNNDTYDLCALDSLVVLITLHNLQITDLIVRVPEISFTFRPTDLPVLMGLAKLSSKDSNSVRTGRYLWKVAARRTGLMISPHASSFQNLVSAVILWIRYVNAYEYLLSLAGYSRKMPEKSSLWKVSENKRQFVTARRKWDMICDIEKELPAEAITRARRVARYRTCLNSQNANDDYEETSLYAHFSYLCQITWVLAYIWRLISRAFWSIACFLSLKKLLSQELQTYGNNKDDSERVSLEFNAIFNLGRLSITFYPEKMISGLMSSKDSTEHMDSNVILCLSFDEFLVMHTADCLNQWSSASCGKLKIESSSFVKTSRFMRSTKDPSTSMERNKKHMREDVNTILEMDPAQPILLSKTDNNHGNDRQEGILHLQNLLREMWSNWNSNCLKLDRSTFKVSDNPCVLVDIKSCMAYEDAGNQDSGVWKCSMVSGKLDIVLDYPSLFSMALLIWQTQQSQSLFLDGITGGVHSNSLVTGGVNPEMASSDEYGIYRRIIELSLHKVHPERQIQIGILVGGPQIKLLVEKAEEVDALTGQKNLLLFDIHDLEFVVWPTKKSDVVPFRMFQGPDNTRSDRLSLQELGLSDTVIPSYEKYVSQGWNSLSSHLGFPGFDCSFCKMAEKKWSQFFVLRPVTVCFSSLREHLYSFSQALIHFSTGLDVLVSGVTIVSKTDDLSAYFQMLLSLVSELSRGLSDSSSADHSLGQGFLRSDAVHVEHEIEKTFCKTLYAVKASIKVRAIDVIFDVPVADENFEKPTELADSRIWSSVQEACAELSCEEHRFLVIVDLCELQSILFRYRDNIWKSSGNFILESLPFRSHDILLEACLSSCILNVGMDFSIPSARGDACRMAGDYPGNASTENEPTTNRVQVQREVDQFDSASDYSLSNSTCWIHIDLAVTDLLVARCSTKHVLIEIRQSSNFVTSVSIGRNFQSVSCRVQGGLFVLEPEALIGLIHGYSAYLYFISSKMSDIQSPAPVREQVEAGSGVNEVNIPSQQEIWYPVKAFSIDVTQFATGFVCVDEYGGIREIVLEITLHSSLDSAGRDQKFLCEVSRLSVLSKILESVEKDINITQFSSPEFSESSSFMSGAPLETPFQQRDVVSSGDSTSVSGDFNGLRESSTNSNLQGGFPSRYKNYILEDLRVSASVKKREITGHQFSQAWEGGCSVLGFDITISLSELQMVLSMLSSFSTLPGGESTHASLERPSFNSEPERRFESVVPDGAIVAIQDIHQHMFFTVEDRGDKCVVAGTLHYSLVGERALFRVTYHRHQGWNSSTLWFSLTSLYAKNNKGEPLRLNYHSRSDIVNVSGLYDNAPTLFRASVGESENYKGDIDWETYRKLVKDSFYLVNKKGDSAVAFIDGVPEFVRKPGNPFKFKVFRESLATRNITSVVPPEIHDSETQSVMNSSPPSITITIDGVSLTIVHELSETRDRFPLFRGSIDMTQLTLQMLSSKARIISTSNVVVLYFDAQTNQWREFIHPVEVSAFYRSTFQTQDRENTIHKVPSHVYCRIGKLEVFVTELSLDMLLFMLGKLEVAGPFSVKTSVILANCCKIENLSALDLTCRFSEKQTATVGRKQTASIFLRHSMNHQPEASPVAAVQLSSGNFVTSSINVSLLEARTLAWRTRIVSLQDSRSHPGPFIVVDIKKGFEDGLSISVSPLTRIHNETSLPMEIRFQRSKQKRDVFASVPLKPGGSIDDSSAAFNAISLSGDLKKALTSLSVGNFSLSFRPKSLEVFSESEKSLASEWSEELEGGKAVRLTGIFDKLSYGVKRALAIKSVNVSLTTTYCSVTSENQCVDKVHFLIHSIGREVSITRPDASSDVFEKRNASIALREQKEIFLLPTVQVSNFLSSEAAIFLTETDQLTSMEKHSIGKHATVQSGKTMDFYANPDMIYFRVTLTATQTSCKPVNSGQWVKKLQKQKNDAECLDVGLDFAGGKYSASLRLSLGKRGILEAAVFTPYILKNDSDCILFFYPPDQKPLSREDLEKLDHIVPPEFGLYLPKKTEGSWFLRSRKVRVILADGHGETEAVLDLDALSGLTEISLGTKDDSGVRYITRFGLSVKSISSKMFVPSRIVTFVPRHLVINESEETINIRQRCFQDDTVGIITIKSKQRAALRLQEETTLRKERHLFENFIRKHGSDNVNPLTFIQFGLNKANWSWSGPLCITSIGCFFLKFRKQSGETGRGAIEFATVNVTEEGSTLAVRFQKPPNTPPPYRIENFLSASLTYYQKDSSEIEVLGPESGADYAWDDMTLPHKLVVIVDGIIPLREVSLDKVRPWKPLFKATQRRSIASHLMLEKKAKDHKTAYEQLGSMPMVKVGYEVYADGLTRVIRICEVSKSLKGDSVFRSRSKIQFRITHLGIQLLEKVKQNAEEKTVLSYSPILVARLDNFGLQSMFTDQQKFNQLCIEALNVDYKWAGAPFAAMLRQHHSDSSEGNGCLFKCVFVLASSGSSVTQVKHASIVLQPVNLNLDEETLMKVVAFWRSSLSTTNTQSSQYYFDNFEIHPIKIIANFVPGSSYSSYNSAQETLRSLLHSVVKVPEIKNMVVELNGVLVTHALITVRELLLRCVKHYSWYAMRAIYIAKGSPLLPPAFASMFDDFASSSLDAFFDPSRGLVNVPGLTVGTFKLLSKFIDNKGLSGTRRYFGDLGKTLRTAGSNVVFAALTEISDSILRGAEMKGLDGLVSGFHHGVLKLAMEPSVIGTALMEGGPDRTIKLDRSPGIDELYIEGYLQAMLDTMYRQEYLRVKVIDDQVFLKNLPPSNSLIDEMIDRVKGFLESRGLLKGDPSSSRPRRRLHGDKEWKIGPTIMTLCEHLFVSFAIRILRQNATKFISSRRPKKEEEAEASDSGSSTAIVPVLDEKKKKKMKFMWKAGIGQFVASGIVAYIDGRLCRQIPNPIARRIVSGFLLSFLDKSNDQ